The Aythya fuligula isolate bAytFul2 chromosome 1, bAytFul2.pri, whole genome shotgun sequence nucleotide sequence TTGTTTTTTGGTGCTCTTGTATCTAGCAAAATATACCTTGCCATTCATTCCAGCTTCAAAACAGAGGGAATAACTATACGTTGTACAGGAATGGATTAcagataaatatgaaaaaatgcagGACACTTAAATACGGTATTGAAATCATACACTGTAAATGATAATGACCAGGGATCTTCCTTGAATATGGAACATTTAACTACTTAAATGTTCTGTTTCAGAGATATTTCCTCTTGTGCTGTAAGGGAGCAACACAGTTGGTTTATTTACTTTAGTACATCAGCCATTATTTCgtgttaattttaataaatagcaATGAATTAAATTCAGTCCTTCAGGCTGACTTTTAGTTATTCTGTGTTAAAATCTACTGTAAGTTCCTTCCTCAGTTTCCAAGCTCCCTGTCATCCAAATGCATGGTTTGGCAGTAACTGTGCTGTGCGTATTGCACAAATTGGGGATATTTTGAACAATCAGAGCCGAGTTAACAAcacttctgctcttctgaattGCTGATCCTGCTTTTGTATCTCTGCCACACATGGCCATGCACTGCAGCCATGTACACACTGGTCTTGCTGACATCTCTGTTtccttacagatttttttttagtgttaatAAAGAATGAGCTTTAGCAAGAATGGTGTTCTTGACAGTACAGTGAGCATACCCTGAACAGAAAATTAACTCACTATTAAACTGAAATGCAGCTATGACTTTGGGATTTTTCATGATGTCTCTCCTTGTTTTACACTAAAAATTGTTAGCAAAAGAATTATGTAAAATCTGGATAATAACTTCTTCTTAGCCTCCCAAGAAAACCAGATCAGAACACAGCGGACAAAGTAGACAGTGGTACTTCAGTTTTGTTCACCCAAATAGTTTACATAAAGCTTTAAGAAGGGGCTTGTTACAGAACTGGATTCACAGGCCCAAAAAATGTCAAAACGCTAGATTTTGCTCACAAAGAAGTAACCTGTTAAACACtgaccttttttcttctttttctaatcATTCTCTGTGCAGgagcttaaaataatttttagatcAAGTTCTTCACTGTTAAGGTGTCTTCCTTTTAAGAAGACtataaagatggaaaaaacGGGTCTTCCATTAGTAAATACAGGTGTTGACACAGGACAGTGTGGTTTAGGATTCTTTAGGTATTTTTGCTAGCAAATGACTATGCCTATCTTTAATTATTCTGTATACTtgtttaatgtttatatttttccattatgtgGAAACTTAATAACTGCTGCACATCTTAGCAGTGATGCCGAGACATAAGCATGGTTGTCCCGGATCACAAAGTCTACGTAACCATGTCACGTAACCTTTCATGTAAGGATAAAGCTCTGTCCCCATAGATGTTAGTTCTTCCCAGTTACTGTCATTCTAATTGCTTGCTGTTGTCCTTGTCAGAGGCACGCTTATCGCTTCTAATCTTTATGCTTCAGTGATTACTAAACACATATTTATTCGTATGCCAGTGTTCTCAGCTGAAATCAAAGACATCAAGCCTAGTGACAGCAGGGCAGTAGCCAGCCAGAGAACCTGCTCCAGCCTAGGGTCCATTTTTCTGCTGCGTGACAGGGAACGGGCAGCAAGGCTGGTGGCTTGTGACCTGCTCCATGCAGTCTGCCTTCTCCAGCCCTCCCTGTAATGCTCCTGGCTGAAACGTGCACAGCTCATCTCACACAGAGCAGGATTTTGTCACGTCACGGAGGTAACAGGTGCCTTGCGGACTGCCTGATGCTTCTGTCAGGTGCCTGCAGGTGTGTCATTCACACAAGTGCCCTCTGCTTTTGGTCGTAAAGGATGTGGGGGTAGAGCACAGCACTCACTCTTTGCCTCTAGGATGTCTTTATGACCTTCGCTTATGAAGTTTGTTTGTCGTTGTTGGGGGAGAAGGAAATTTTCGagcctgcttttgttttattgacaGTTTGCACAAACCAATAAAAgcttataaataaatgcaggtGCTATTTCAGGAGTGTAACAGAAGTTTGCATTTCAttagttcttttcttctttcctgattTACATTCTTCACTTCATCCAGGGTATTTATAGAAACTAATCCAATTTCTTACCCTTTGCTTTATTAGCCTGATAAGCCaaacttattttacttttccctGGAGTAACTGGTTCACCAGAAAATTTCAGTAACCTTCAgcactcctcttcctcttctggtGCGGCTTTCTTAAATGCTGCTTAGCACTGGTGGGGTCTCACCTGTGCTTGGTACAGTGGCATTAATGCTACTGTATGTAATagaagttgtttatttttatttttgcatttctgattttttttttacttgctttttctaCGTAGCATGCGGTCGTTGTGATAGACGAGTGTCTCTaggtttttctcctttcttccttatggcttacagaaaagaattgtttctactgaaatgcaatttctttttaaaatagtttcctttttttgttgttgcccATGATCATTACTCTCTTCTAGTGTGATAACCCAATTTGTCTGAATTGACAATGGCTCTCAACACTGTCAGCAAAAaaatttcaccatttttttttactttgggTGTTGTAAATATTGTCTTAGTCCAAGAACAAGTTGTATTTGTTGTATTTGGCCAAgttcagttaaaacaaaacgTGACTTTGCACGTTTTGAGCTTCAAATGAATCTGTCAGATTCGTTTTTGCTCTTTAGTTGCTCAAGTATACGTGAGGCTGTTGGAGGAATATATCCTAAAATACAAACAGTACTTACAACCTTTGGTACATACATGTATCAGTACTTCAAGTTCTTGTCTCCTAGGGagcaaggaagggaaaacaCCAATGTTCTTTCTCTTGTTGTAAATGCTTTAAAGGAAGTATTTCCTTGTATTCATGTTATAAAGCACAGCTTTAACCGTCCAAAATATTACTCCCAAGTTCTGTGTGTTGATGTTAGTTGAGGACTATCAAGATTTGTTTAAATTTGCTGAGtgcttttccttattttctttttttaaataaaaatgtagagtTTGTGAGTTCGGTCTTTATTTAAGTAGACAAGCTGTTAACTGAATTTTTTAATACCTTAGGGACTTGGGTGGAGAACGTTCTTGAAAGTTAAGTTAGATTTATGTATTCTTCTCCACCATTTGTTACTGATCTTAACACTTTTTAAGATGGGATGTTTAACATCAGGCACATCTGTATTCTTCTGATGCTTaagttcttcagaaacaaatgtgATGTGATGGTTACGGAGTTAACTTCTGTGCTGACTGGGAGTATTATAGTCCAAATCTGAAGGTTAATGGGAGAAAACTGCAATATATCAGGATTTGTACCAAGCAGCTAGATAGCTTTCTGCTAACACACAGTGTGATCATTGTTAGAAGCCACTTCGTTATAAGGGAAACTTTGATTGACTTCATGTATGAATGCTCTTACTAACTTCTATTCCAATTTGCAGTGATGGAACAACTGCAGGATCCAGTTATGGAAGACGCCAATATTAAAGCTATTAACGAAGAGTACAGGAAAGCCTTTATCTTCATCAATAAAGGCCTGAATACAGATGAACTGGGTCAGAAGGAAGAGGCAAGGAATTACTATAAGCAAGGACTTGACCACTTGCTCCGAGGAATTAGTATTCCAGCGCAGGGGCCTGCATGCGTGGGACCCCAGTGGGAGTCTGCCAGGCAAATGCAACAAAAGATGAGGGAGACCCTCCAAAATGTTCATGCTCGACTTGGCACTCTAGAACAAAATGGCCCCCCTGTACCAGCAAGTCCTGCAGTGGGTGGCCCTGCCGCGGTGCCCAAGCTGTACCCATCAATTCCTTCCACGGAAAAGCCAGAAAGACCCCCCCCACCTACTGCTCTGTTTGTACCGAGCCAGCCACCTGTAGCAGATGGAAACGCTGCAGCTGTGAGCAAGGGGCAAATTCCAGCTATGAGCCCATCATCTGCAAAACCCCTGTGTCTGCCAAACGAAGCACCTCCTGCCTATACTCCTCAAGCTACCAACGGCCACTTCACTGTGTCTTACGGCACAGACTCTGGGGAGTTTTCTTCCGTAAGCGAAGACTACTACAAGAAGTGTACTCAGCCACCTCCCCTCGAAAATCTGGGAGTGGATGCAGATGAGCTGATCTTGATTCCCCAAGGAGTGCAGATATTCTTTGTGACTCCTGATGGGCAGGTCAGCGCTCCCTCCTATCCTGGCTACCTGCGCATCGTGAAGTTCTTGGATACAGACAGTGAGGTGGCCCAGAACCGTCCGCCTGCGTTTCTTCAGGTAacagaaagataattttctcctttaattatgtttcaaaaatcccaTAAAACTTTAAAAGGCAATCTTCCGAAGTTATTGCTTTTGTGAGTCTAAATCTGTGTGTGACAATACAAAggattttacagcttttctgtgaATAAACACTTTTAGGGCTTTGCTGAGAAAACTACTCCAGTGTCTTCCCAAGGTTCTTGAGTGCCTACTGTTGAGGTGAATTCCATTTTCTAAAGGCTTAGcacttcttttcatttcataacaTTAACTTTCCtcacagagagaagaaattcatGTCAGAACATTTCAGTGGGCTGATGCAGTATCCACTTCAGCCTCAACTAGTGTTAAAGTATTGCTGTTGCCTTGGAGAGATGATAATTTGGAATTTGAGGGCGCGTGTTAATCTGGACTCTGATCTACAAATGCAGAAGATGCATTACTTGGATTCTTTTAGTCCATGCTTGCTTCATGCAGGCATGTTCTATAATGCACATTGTGTTTCTGGTCTGGTTTCTAACTTTGGAAGTCTCAGAAGCTAAGGGGAAGCTCTGACAAACCAGTTCCTGGTTTAGGTTCTGCTGGTGCACCCGCTCCTGTGTCAGCAATCTTCAGCAGCAGGCCAGTGACAGCTGTACATTCTTTATCCTCTCATAGAGCCCTGTCCTGAGATGGCCAGGGAGCTAGAGGTGCTGGGACTCCTGATTTCTTTGCAGGGCACCGGGCCTCAAAACAAGGCTTCAGCCAAGAGGCTACCAGCCTGCGTTCCAGTCCTGTGGAAGTtagtattttctctgtattagACTGTTAGGGCTAATCAGGAATGATATTTCCGTAGTCATGTAGGTTTTTCAATTGGTTGCgggattgatttttttgtttctttgttttctcaagatgtctaaggctttttttttcttattaaacagAATGGAAAATCAAGTTTGCAGTGCTAATCAGTGCATtgtctgtcttttaaaaatcaaagaatcCTTTAATTCCTTCAAGTATTTGTCTCTTCCAGGTTTGTGACTGGCTGTATCCTCTAATGAGTGGTCAGTCTCCCGTTCTGTGCTGCAATACCGGAGTCTACATGTTCCCTGACACCATGTCCCAGACACCAGGGTCCTACGTGGGAGTGGTGTTGTCTTCTGAACTCCCAGCAGCTGACCGAGAGCTGTTTGAGGATCTGTTAAAACAGATGTCTGACCTTCGACTGCAGGTAAAGGCCCAGGCTGCATTTCTTGAACTGATAATGAGAGGTGGAAGGGATCGATGCCAGCTTACATTTAGCGTGTGTCTTGCTGGGAAGCTCACCAGTGAGAAATAAAGTAGCTAAGATTAAGCACACCTAGTAATGTAACTGTAGGCTCAGTGTGGTAGGagtgaagaaatttttataATAGAACATCGCAAACACAGAGGGGAATTGGAAaccattttatatattttcatttttttttcccaaaggtccccaaatgattttttcagaagaaagcatgatttcttttttcctgtgggcacacacacatgcacacgctTTGTGTAGCTTTCATGATACCATTCCTGGAATAATGTACACAAATGCGTTTACAGTTCAAAAATGTTAAGCAGCTTCAAAGATGACATTTGAAAATAGTGAGTACCTCAAAAAATACTCCTTCAAATGGGATCTCAAAATAGATTAATCTGGTACCTTATTGCAGGAAGAtattaagagagaaaataggaataaaacaTAATTAACAAAGATGCAATAAGGTACAGTGACTGGAAACGtggaaaatgttgctttaaGAGCTTTGAACACCATTTCACAAAGAATGGTGATCAATAACCACTTAATAGCTGATAGCAAGCTTATATCTGTCCACGAAAGATGCCATCTGGTTGAATCACCAACACCGGAAAGCGCTGATGGTGAGGGACCAGTTGGCTGCATGCCATGTGGGCAGAGTTCTGTTGCAAATCCTGTTGAGTTCAGCAGGAGGCCACTAATTTTTACTTAAAAGGGAAAAGTAGTACAGAACTATGTGATGTTTCACTGCAGGATTTACTGAATTAATTCTGTAATCTTGCCTGCATAGAAGTAGTTCTTATTGGATATCACATTAGTCTCTTAATTGTCCTAaaactctgtgtttttgttaatATTCCCTGATGTGATATCACAGGTGCAAGGATCCCATGAGAGAGTAGGGTTACCttcacagctcccagcaccagaCAGAGCGCATTTTGAAGATAAGTTAAAACAGATGTCTGGCCACAAAGTCCAGGTAAATTCCAGGACAGTGATTCTAAAAATTtgatagtaagaaaaaaaaagtcactgaaatacagtttaaaacTGTTGAGATCCAAACTTGGTTGACAGcagcaatgtgttttttttttttttttaattgatttgaGCAATTTCTTTCATTGTATGTGTGTATTGAGGTTATTTTTCCTGCCCATCCCCCAAAGTGTTTTGATCACATGCTAAGGACGTTTCTTGAAAATGAGATTTCacactgctgctgagcagcagctgctgatggACTGCAAGTCAGTGATACATTGTTAACCTTTTGGGGAGCAACTTAGTAAGacttcatctcttcttccttgttACAgatcttggtttgttttttcctgcaacAGTCATCTTTGTGCACTACCCTATATTTTTATATCCCGTAAATACTTCAGGGGGATCTAACAATTCCATGCACTCTCAAATATGATTCTGTATCATGCATTCTGCTTGTATGTTTCATCTGCAGATGCTTTCGTATAGACTCTTTtgtacaaacatttttctttctttccctcgCTAATTAGCATTGTTTTCAatcactgaaatgtttattttggcttttaCATTGCAAAAGTACTAAAAATAGAATCCTAACCAAGGCTTAAATCCGttacatttctttctgccttttctagTTAAAGTTTAATTACACATTGTCTGTGAACTGTTGCAAAGTGGTGTTACACTTCTTAGAAACACTAACCAGACTGTGGTGGTGATTGCTGTGTTT carries:
- the SPART gene encoding spartin isoform X2: MEQLQDPVMEDANIKAINEEYRKAFIFINKGLNTDELGQKEEARNYYKQGLDHLLRGISIPAQGPACVGPQWESARQMQQKMRETLQNVHARLGTLEQNGPPVPASPAVGGPAAVPKLYPSIPSTEKPERPPPPTALFVPSQPPVADGNAAAVSKGQIPAMSPSSAKPLCLPNEAPPAYTPQATNGHFTVSYGTDSGEFSSVSEDYYKKCTQPPPLENLGVDADELILIPQGVQIFFVTPDGQVSAPSYPGYLRIVKFLDTDSEVAQNRPPAFLQVCDWLYPLMSGQSPVLCCNTGVYMFPDTMSQTPGSYVGVVLSSELPAADRELFEDLLKQMSDLRLQPSEASSDVINLPQTVHIQPQPEGGENQKELPEWSEKVAHGILSGASWLSWGLIKGAEYTGKAIHKGASKLREHIQPEEKPLEVNPTVAKGLHVAKQATGGAVKVSQFLVEGVCSIASCVGKELAPHVKKHGSKLVPESLKKDKDGKSTFDGALVVAASGVQGFSTVWQGLESAAKCIAKSVSTETVKTVKYKYGDDAGHATDNAVNSAINVGVTAFNIDNIGIKAVVKRTAKETGHAVLDEYKVLDKEKKDKK
- the SPART gene encoding spartin isoform X1, with the protein product MEQLQDPVMEDANIKAINEEYRKAFIFINKGLNTDELGQKEEARNYYKQGLDHLLRGISIPAQGPACVGPQWESARQMQQKMRETLQNVHARLGTLEQNGPPVPASPAVGGPAAVPKLYPSIPSTEKPERPPPPTALFVPSQPPVADGNAAAVSKGQIPAMSPSSAKPLCLPNEAPPAYTPQATNGHFTVSYGTDSGEFSSVSEDYYKKCTQPPPLENLGVDADELILIPQGVQIFFVTPDGQVSAPSYPGYLRIVKFLDTDSEVAQNRPPAFLQVCDWLYPLMSGQSPVLCCNTGVYMFPDTMSQTPGSYVGVVLSSELPAADRELFEDLLKQMSDLRLQVQGSHERVGLPSQLPAPDRAHFEDKLKQMSGHKVQPSEASSDVINLPQTVHIQPQPEGGENQKELPEWSEKVAHGILSGASWLSWGLIKGAEYTGKAIHKGASKLREHIQPEEKPLEVNPTVAKGLHVAKQATGGAVKVSQFLVEGVCSIASCVGKELAPHVKKHGSKLVPESLKKDKDGKSTFDGALVVAASGVQGFSTVWQGLESAAKCIAKSVSTETVKTVKYKYGDDAGHATDNAVNSAINVGVTAFNIDNIGIKAVVKRTAKETGHAVLDEYKVLDKEKKDKK
- the SPART gene encoding spartin isoform X3, which encodes MEQLQDPVMEDANIKAINEEYRKAFIFINKGLNTDELGQKEEARNYYKQGLDHLLRGISIPAQGPACVGPQWESARQMQQKMRETLQNVHARLGTLEQNGPPVPASPAVGGPAAVPKLYPSIPSTEKPERPPPPTALFVPSQPPVADGNAAAVSKGQIPAMSPSSAKPLCLPNEAPPAYTPQATNGHFTVSYGTDSGEFSSVSEDYYKKCTQPPPLENLGVDADELILIPQGVQIFFVTPDGQVSAPSYPGYLRIVKFLDTDSEVAQNRPPAFLQVCDWLYPLMSGQSPVLCCNTGVYMFPDTMSQTPGSYVGVVLSSELPAADRELFEDLLKQMSDLRLQVQGSHERVGLPSQLPAPDRAHFEDKLKQMSGHKVQPSEASSDVINLPQTVHIQPQPEGGENQKELPEWSEKVAHGILSGASWLSWGLIKGAEYTGKAIHKGASKLREHIQPEEKPLEVNPTVAKGLHVAKQATGGAVKVSQFLVEGVCSIASCVGKELAPHVKKHGSKLVPESLKKDKDGKSTFDGALVVAASGVQGFSTVWQGLESAAKCIAKSVSTETVKTVKYKYKNRKCGDQQVPDAK